The DNA region TCGCCTCGACCACCGGCATCACCGGTGCCGGCCTGCAGGGAGCTGCCGCGTGACCACCGCACCCAAGGGACCCCTCAACGGCAAGGTCATCGCCGTCGCCGGAGCCAGCGGCCCGGCCGGCCAGGCCGTGCTGCGCCGCCTCGCGGCGGACGGCGCCACCGTCATCGGCGCCGACATCGACGCCCAGCGGCTGGAGGCCGCCCTCGACACCGTGCGCGTCGCCGTGCGCGGCGCCAAGGTCAGCGGCCAGGTCATCGACCTCCTCGACCCGCAGGAGGTCCACGACTGGGCCGACCACCTGGAGGCCGAGCACGGCCACGTCGACGGCCTCCTCCACCTGGTCGGCGGCTGGCGCGGCAGCAAGACCTTCTTCGACTCCCGGATCGACGACTGGGACTTCCTGCACGACACCGTCGTGCGGACCCTCCAGCACACCTCGCTGGCGTTCCAGCCCGCCCTCGTCCGCAGCGCCGCCGGCCGCTACGCCATGATCTCGGCCGCCGCCGCGCACAAGCCCACCGCGGGCGGCGCCGCCTACGCCGCCGCCAAGGCGGCCACCGAGGCCTGGACGCTCGCCATGGCGGACTCCTTCAAGAAGGAGACCACCGCCGAGGACGGCAAGCCCACCGCCGCGGCTGCCATCCTGGTGATCAAGGCGTTGGTCAGTCCCGAGATGCGTGCCGAGAAGCCGGACGCGAAGTTCGCCGGCTTCACCGACACCGCCGACCTCGCCACCACCCTGGCGGGCCTCTGGGACCGCCCCGCAGAAGAACTGAACGGACAGCACCTGTGGCTGACAGCCCGATGACCGACCTCACCTCCCACACGGACGCGGCCCGGCGGCACGACCCCGCCGTCCGCGGCTTCGCCAGCGACAACTACGCCGGCGTGCACCCGGAGGTCCTCGCCGCGATAGCCCTCGCCAACGGCGGCCACCAGGTCGCCTACGGCGAGGACGACTACACCGCGCACCTGCAGGACGTCTTCCGCCGCCACTTCGGCGAGAAGGCCGAGGCGTACCCCGTCTTCAACGGGACCGGCGCCAACGTCGTCGCGCTGCAGGCCCTGCTCCCGCGCTGGGGCGCGGTGATCGCCGCCGAGTCCGCCCACATCAACGTGGACGAGGGCGGCGCCCCCGAGAAGATGGGCGGCATCAAGCTGCTCACCGTCCCCACCCCGGACGGCAAGCT from Kitasatospora sp. NBC_00458 includes:
- a CDS encoding SDR family NAD(P)-dependent oxidoreductase, whose protein sequence is MTTAPKGPLNGKVIAVAGASGPAGQAVLRRLAADGATVIGADIDAQRLEAALDTVRVAVRGAKVSGQVIDLLDPQEVHDWADHLEAEHGHVDGLLHLVGGWRGSKTFFDSRIDDWDFLHDTVVRTLQHTSLAFQPALVRSAAGRYAMISAAAAHKPTAGGAAYAAAKAATEAWTLAMADSFKKETTAEDGKPTAAAAILVIKALVSPEMRAEKPDAKFAGFTDTADLATTLAGLWDRPAEELNGQHLWLTAR